The Balaenoptera acutorostrata chromosome 13, mBalAcu1.1, whole genome shotgun sequence region ACCATATCTGCCTCCAAAAATGAAACCAGCAGGACTGAGAAGGGCTGGCAGGACAGACCCATCAGGAGCAGGGCATCTGTATCCATTCACTCACTTATCCAACAGTTATTCAGTGCCTTGCATCAGACACGCTCAAATAGGGGTGATTGAAGAGGTTAACAAAGGGACAGTTGAGTTGAGTGTGGGCTAAGGAATCAGCAAGGGATGCGGAGGGACCCGCCCCAGGGCTAGCAGCGGGGGTGGAGTTGGGGGTAGGGAGCCGTTCCTATCCCAAGACCTGAAGGAGTGGGCAAGAATGAGGTTTCTTGAACCTGCCAGGACCTGGAGCTGTGGGAGAGGGCTCGCCGGACGGGGTGCACATCTGAATTTGGAGGCTAGACCTCAGGGCAGGGTGAGGCTTCAGGGATGAGTGGGGGGCCCAAGAATAGGGCTCCCCTGCTGCACGTTatgtcatttaatcatcacaagagCCCTGAGAGGTGAGTACTCACGtcatccccattgtacagatgaggaaactgaggctgggggaaGTGAAAAGGTTATGGGCAGATTGAAACCCACACCGGGGCTCCCGGCCAACCGACTGTCCCTCCCTCCACAGAGGAGAAGCGTATCTACCGGCTGCCGGTGTTCACAGCGCCGTTCTGCCAGGCCCTGCTGGAGGAGCTGGAGCACTTCGAGCAGTCGGACATGCCCAAGGGAAGACCCAACACCATGAACAACTACGGGGTGGGTGAGGCTCCACCCGGTGGGCCCGAGGAGGTGGGGACATCGTCTGGTGAGACGTACCCCAGCACTGCAGACCTTCTccaagcctcggtttccccatctgtaaaatgaggtcacaGCAGGATTATTATGAAGTTAAGCACGTTGATGTTTGCAAAGCACTTAACAGTGTCCTTAGTAAGGGACTCCCCCAGGGACCCAGGGTGAGGCCCTACCAGTTTCCCTGCTGACCCTGGGATCCCCCTCCCAGGTGCTGCTACACGAGCTGGGCCTGGATGAGCGATTGGTGACGCCACTGAGGGAGCGCTTCCTGCAGCCGCTGATGGCCCTGCTGTACCCAGAGTACAGGGGCTGGCTGGACACCCACCGCGCCTTCGTGGTCAAATACGCGCCAGGCCAGGATCGCGAGCTGGGCTGCCACTACGATAATGCCGAGCTCACCCTCAACGTGGCCCTGGGCAAGGCCTTCACGGGGGGCGCCCTCTACTTTGGGGACCTCTTCCAGGTTAGTGTGTGTGACCCGTGGGGCAGGGCCGGGGCCACCGAGAGTGCCCAGGCCTGAGCCCCGCTGTCCACAGGCGCCTTCGGCCCTGGCCAACCCCCTGGAGGTGGAGCATGTGGTGGGCCAGGGCATCCTGCACCGGGGGGGCCAGCTGCACGGGGCCCGGCCCCTGGGCACTGGTGAGCGTTGGAACCTGGTCGTCTGGCTCCGTGCCTCTGCTGTGCGCAACCGCCTCTGCCCCATGTGCTGCCGCAAGCCCGACCTGGTGGATGATGAAGGCTTCGGCGACGGCTTCACCCGCGAGGAGCCCGCCACGGTGGATGTGTGTGCACTGATTTGAGCCTGGCTGGGGCCAGTgtgggggggtgaggggcagaaataaacaccctgcagccctcagcaCATCTTGGCTCAAAAGGACACACGAGCTTCTGGGTCATTCTTTCAGCAGACACGTTGGCTTAGGTCGGGTCTGTTAGAACCAGAGCCTGAGACAGGGATTCCTGTGCAGGGGGTTTAAGGAGGGGATACTCTTGGGAGAAGAGGGAGCAGGACAGAGCAGGAAGGAACTGGGCCAAGATGGTTTGAAATGGCATCCAGCCTCAGCCCAATCCCACAGGGCTTTCTGGAGCATGAATCATACCACAGTTTGCCCTCCACATCAGATATTGGCTATAGGGTGTTTTGGGGTAGGGAGGGAGTGAGTAACTTCCCAGACATCCATCTCCAGGGCAAGGTGGTTCCCAGAGGCCAAGGGAATCTTCGAGAGAAGAGTACAGGtgtgatggacttccctggtggtccagtggttaagaatctgccttccaatgcaggggacatgggttcaatccctggtcggggaactaagatcccacatgctgtggggcaactaagcccatgcacagcaactactgagcccgcgcacctcaactagagagtccgtgcgccacagcgaagagcccacgtgccgcaactaagacccgacgcagcctaaaataaatacataaaataaaaaataaatgttaaaaaaaaagtacaggtgTGAGGTGTCAGCAGCAGACACCACGCTGGGAGTGAGCGCCCCGTCTACAAAGGGGATTTAGATGGGCCGCCAACAGCATCTTCTGGACCGTGTGGAGGGGTTACTGCAGAGGGATTAAAAGCAGGGACTCGGAGCCAGACCTCTTGGGTTCGAATTCTGATTCGGCCGCTTCCAGCTGTGACTGTGGGTAAGCCACGTGATTCTCCGTGCCtttgtttcctcctctggaaagtACTCGTGTCCTAGAGGTGCTGTGGAGATCAAGTGACTTCCCGTTTATACAGTGATTTTTAACAGACCTGTGAGTTTGCTGCTGTCGTTACTATTGAAGAGTTTGCAACTTGGCGGCCCCAGGAGTGGATGAGGCATGCAGCTATGCTGTGTTTGGGAGCGTTTTCCATGTTGAAAGCTTGAGTTCTGGCTTCCGTGGGAAGGTGGGAAGATCTGGAAACACCGGGCCCCAATCGACACTGCAGTAATCAGCGGGAGCGGACTCAGTTGCCTCCACTCTAGACAGGCCTGCGGTGCACTTCCTCACAGGGGTCCTTCCGTCATTCATTGTCATGCTCTCTCTGGTCCTTATGGACATTTGAGTTTGCTACGTGTGTATTACTGGGTGGAGACGGTGTAAAGACCAAGGCTCTGGAGCTTACGGCCCGTTGCAGTGAACACGTTCGCAGACAATCCAGAGAGGAAAGCGGCGCGCAGTCGCCTTCTTCCCTGGGGCATCACGGAGACTAGGGATGCTGCGGGCGCGGCGAAAGGACAGTGATGGGAGAGGGCATAGCTGCGGCAAAGGACCCGCGGGCTCCGGGACTGGCGCCAGGCTGGAGAGCAGGTCTCTCGTCTGGGAGCTCCGCCTGGAGCCCCAGCTCGCCTCTCCGGGAGGTCAGTGCGTCAGACTCAGTTTCTTGGGCTGTCCCAGAGACGGAACCTGGGGCTTCAGAACTAAAGGCAGCAGCTCCTTGCTTCGCGGTCGGACAGCCTCCCAGAGCACTGTCCCGAGCCGGAAGTCGCCCAGCCGCCGCTTCCTCATGCGAAGGCGTGGTGCGGGGTTGGCGGTCCGGCCGGATGGGCGGTTGAGGAGGGAGCGGAACAGCCGCGGGGACTTTCTTTCAGGCGGCGAGGCCGCGGAGGGCGCGGGGTGGAGGTACGAGCGCGCGGGAAGGAATGAAGGACGCACCTGGCAGCTGAGGATCGTGGCCGTTTCTAGAGGCGCCTGAGCCGCGTGCGCAGGCGTGGAGCgtccgggcgggggcgggggcgggccctTAAAGGGGCCGCAGCGGAGGATTCGGGAGTCCGCGGAGAACCCGGGGTacccaggggtgggggtgggtgaggatCGTGCGGTTGCACGGACCCCCTCAGTATCCCTGCTCCGGGTGGTGACCAGGCCCCGAGTAGAGCCGCCCTCGGAACCCAGTCTGTGGGCCGGCCCTGTGATCAATCCCCAGTTTAAGCGCGTCTCCCCGTCTCCAGCCCGCGGCGCTATGGCTCACGTCGGCTCTCGCAAGCGCTCGAGGAGTCGCAGCCGGTCCCGGGGGCGAGGGtcggaaaagaaaaggaagaagagcagTAAGGACGCCCCGAGAAGCTGCTCGGCTTCTAGATCCCAAAGCCGCAAGGCCAGCACCACCTCCTCTGGGGCGGAGGGTGAGAACCAGAGGGAATGGGAAAGGGGTGAGGGAACTTCATGGAGGAAGTTGCAGGCAGCTGGGCGGGCTTCTCCGGACTGGCTGTGGGGAAATTGCGGTGAGCGCTTTTCAGAGGGACACAGAGTGTAGATCCTGGATATCTGGGTTGAAAGACGCTCAGAATCCGGGGGCTGGGCCAGCCCATTGAGTACGGAGTGAAGGAAGCACTTCATCATATTTTTGGTGCAGCTGGGTTTGAGATATGGAGGCTGGCCGCCCTGCTCCTGGGCAGTGACTGCGCAGCCCAGAAAGTGCCTCTCCACAGGGTGCAGAGCCCTCCTCTAGAAAGCCCTGCCGGGAGGGTCTCACCCCTCTGTAGTCAGCCTAAGCCTGCTGCGGGCCAGAGCAAGGGGACGAAGGTTTACTTCTTCGCCTCCTGGCCTTCCAGCCTCACCTTCTCCCTGCGTCACAGAGAGAAGCAAACACAAGGCCCGGAGGAGACCACgatccagctcctcctcctcttcttcccgtTCTTCCAGCGGCTcttcctcctcgtcctcctcctcttcctccagcgATGGCCGGAAGAAGCAGGGGAAGCACAaggacaagaagaggaagaaaaggaagaaaaggaagaagaagctgAAGAAGAGAGACAAGGATAAGGCCAAGGTGCGGCAGACCGAGGCTGTGCCCGGACCCTCGCTGGACCAGTGGCACAGAGCAGCCGAGCAGGAAGAGGGTGGCCCAGGTACAGTGCTGCCCAGTGTGCAAGGCGGGGAGGGTCCCCTCCCTGAGGCCCCCACTCCTGAGCCCCCCCCCTACCGCCACCTCCCTGCCATCTTACCTTCCAGTCCTGACGGACGAGCAGAAGTCCCGCATCCAGGCCATGAAGCCCATGACCAAGGAGGAGTGGGATGCCCGGCAGAGCGTCATCCGCAAGGTGGTGGACCCGGAGACAGGACGCACCAGGTGGGCAGCGGGCCCCACAGCTGCATCTGGGCGCCCTGGTCCCAGACCGGCACTCTCAGGAGGAGCGGTGGTGGCTGCTTCTGCTGCTCTAAAAGGACCGAGgatgagggagaaaaaggagTCACTCGTTGATGGGACTTCTCAGGCCATTGCTGCCCATCCCTCAGAGCAGGCGACTGCAGGGGCTGGAAGGGCCTTGGGGGGGGGGTCTTCAAAGAGCCGCTGTTGGCTGGTCCGATGGCAGAGCCCACCGGACTGCCCTCATCCCTGTCCcaagggtgggagggtgggagggaagggtgggAGCGGCCAGGCTCTGGCTGCTCGAGATGGTGGGGGCCTGAGGCCTGGCACCCCTCTGCTGGATGCTTCTGGTTCTGTTGCTCTGGCCTCTAACTTAGAGGCTcagcctcttccccctcctcctctagGCTCATTAAGGGAGACGGTGAGGTCTTAGAGGAAATCGTAACCAAGGAACGACACAGAGAGATCAACAAGGTGGGTGTCGACCCCTTGCCCAggcccacccccagctctgtttCTGATGTGTCCCCTCCTGTGTGCTTTCTTCCCCAGCAAGCCACCCGAGGGGATGGTCTGGCCTTCCAGATGCGAGCAGGGCTGCTGCCCTGAGGGCCCCACTGGCCAAGGCCTGCACACAGTGTTGGTGGCACAGCCTGAAGGCTGGCCTCAGGGTGGGCAGCAGAGAGCCCGTCGGATGCTGCTTGTCTCTCTCCTGCAGATCGGCCTCTGGCCCAGCCTCCTGTCAGATGCAGGGGGTGGAGGTCAGGGTCACTGGCCTAATTGGCTCCCCTAACTCCTGAAAGAGTGCAGCTTCCCAGATATTAAAGGTACCCTGGTTGGAGACTTCTTCTGTGCTGTTGCTTTTTGTGCTGAGGGGGGGAGAAGAGTGCAGCCCGACTTCCAGGGCAAAAATAAGGACTCCAGAAGCTTTTGGGGAAAGCACAGGCCACGTCAGCCACCTTTGCCCTCCTCACCCTCAGATGAGGTCCTGCCTGGACCAGACCCAGGGCCCCCACCTCCAGCTGAATCCCAGACCCTTGGCTCTTAAACTGGATTTCCTCAGGCTTGGAGAGAGGCTGCTGCCCTCGCCGCTTATGCCACAGACGACCGCAGTTGAGAACCCTGGTGGCCCGGGAGGAATCCTGGCCTGGCTCACCGGCTGTGTCCTCTGTGAAGTAGAGGCTGACAGTACCCACCTCCCTGACCGGATTGCTGTGAGGACCAACTGAGTTCATGCCTGGGAAAGGGCTGGAAGGGGCTAGAAGGGGGCCCAGCGTAGGTAAGACCCCCGTGAGTGACTTGCTATTACTGTGAGCGTAGCTGACACTGTGTACTGGGAAGGACAGCCTCTCCCCTCACAGGACAGGCAGGGCCCCCatcccggcccccgcccccgcaccccccccgccccctctgGTTGCCGGCGCAGTACTGAGACCCAGAAGGAAGCCTTCCTGCTTCTTTAATTGGTGTAACAGACAACGACACAGTACACAGAGCACACTCAGGCCTGATGGAGCAGGGACAGCAAGGGTGGGCGGGGGCAAGTCAGGACACCACTCACATTCGGTCCAGACAGACAGACGGGGGGCCGAGACATGAAGACTGCGACgtggcgggcgggcgggcgggcaggcagCTCAGACTGAGCTAGGAAGGGGGCGTGGGGTCTCTGCTGAGTCCCTCTTTAGAAATCAAAGAGAAGGCAGGTGGGGGGatctggggggggggcgggctgAGGCTCAGTCCTGGGGgcttgggggtgggagtgggactaAGGCTTCTACTCtaacaggcctggggtggggtggcagtCAGCAAGGCCTGCTTCACCCTTTGGTTACGACTGGTCGGGCCTGAGCCCTGCAGCTCAGCACCCAATGCTGTAAacatttttggtatttttaaaggACTCTGTCCTCCCTCTCTTAGTTTCTGAAAAACTGGTGCTTCCTTAAGAGGATAATGTGCCGAAAGGAATCTTCAGGGAGGCCAGGAAGCAGACCTGGATAGAGAAGAGAGACGTCAACGGGGAGGCTGGGCTGCCCACCTCACCATCTATGGCTGAGGGCCGCTGGGAGAGGCCCGGGGACTATTGCTGTTGTCCTTGGCACGGCTGGCGGCTGGGCAGGCAGGCGGGGAGCTCGGAGCTGTGGGGGAGCTGCCCACTGGGAGAGGCCGAGCCCACTGCCcacccagcctcctggggccAGGCGGCCTCCCAGCCTTTATTGCAGGCGGGCTGAGACTCTTCCAGGTGCTCCTCCGGATGGCTGCTCACCAGGCGACAGGCGAGCTGGGGTGAGGTGGGACCGACAGGAGGCGGCACTGGCCATAGGGCCCCTCGTCGGGGCTGTGATTGTCGGGCCAAGCGATTCCCACTGGGAGCAAGGGGTTAGATATTGCACTTTCACTGCAACAGTTACATTAAAACTTGGTCCATAAAATAATCGTCGCTTTATACATAACgcctgaaacaacaacaaaaagctacATCTTAAATATGAATAAACCCTGAAGGTCCCATCCCTCCAGACATTTTTCTCTGCACAAAATAAATAGCTTTCACTCTGTACAGACCTACTTTTGCAGAACATTTACACGACCCTTTGGCTGTACATATCTACACACGGGAAAATGTTAACATCCGTCAGTGCGCCTCCCCGTCCCAGCCCACGAGGCCCTGAGGCCGTATCCAGGTTGGCAGCAGCTTCTCACAGAAGGAGCCCGGTCGCTGGACGGCTGGCTGGGGCCCGGCAGGCTCCCCCGTCTCAGAGAAGGTGGAGGAGC contains the following coding sequences:
- the OGFOD2 gene encoding 2-oxoglutarate and iron-dependent oxygenase domain-containing protein 2 → MGTAAAPRRFCRCACFCSENLYVARYGLHVRFRSEQQLRQDYGPILRSRGCVSPKDFQQLLGELEKEVERRQRLGQESAARKALIASSYHPARPDVYNSLQDVALAPEFLAAVEYSTSPGADLQGLLQRLETVSEEKRIYRLPVFTAPFCQALLEELEHFEQSDMPKGRPNTMNNYGVLLHELGLDERLVTPLRERFLQPLMALLYPEYRGWLDTHRAFVVKYAPGQDRELGCHYDNAELTLNVALGKAFTGGALYFGDLFQAPSALANPLEVEHVVGQGILHRGGQLHGARPLGTGERWNLVVWLRASAVRNRLCPMCCRKPDLVDDEGFGDGFTREEPATVDVCALI
- the ARL6IP4 gene encoding ADP-ribosylation factor-like protein 6-interacting protein 4 isoform X1, translating into MAHVGSRKRSRSRSRSRGRGSEKKRKKSSKDAPRSCSASRSQSRKASTTSSGAEASPSPCVTERSKHKARRRPRSSSSSSSSRSSSGSSSSSSSSSSSDGRKKQGKHKDKKRKKRKKRKKKLKKRDKDKAKVRQTEAVPGPSLDQWHRAAEQEEGGPVLTDEQKSRIQAMKPMTKEEWDARQSVIRKVVDPETGRTRLIKGDGEVLEEIVTKERHREINKQATRGDGLAFQMRAGLLP
- the ARL6IP4 gene encoding ADP-ribosylation factor-like protein 6-interacting protein 4 isoform X2, whose protein sequence is MAHVGSRKRSRSRSRSRGRGSEKKRKKSSKDAPRSCSASRSQSRKASTTSSGAEERSKHKARRRPRSSSSSSSSRSSSGSSSSSSSSSSSDGRKKQGKHKDKKRKKRKKRKKKLKKRDKDKAKVRQTEAVPGPSLDQWHRAAEQEEGGPVLTDEQKSRIQAMKPMTKEEWDARQSVIRKVVDPETGRTRLIKGDGEVLEEIVTKERHREINKQATRGDGLAFQMRAGLLP